The following proteins are encoded in a genomic region of Glycine max cultivar Williams 82 chromosome 18, Glycine_max_v4.0, whole genome shotgun sequence:
- the LOC102659806 gene encoding protein MAINTENANCE OF MERISTEMS-like has translation MTADARDMAEDVADMTDDVPDLVAEAPEMRADVQGADGAEGSDADDATEGFPGGSSDPSMLASFADHVAHAERPDLKLVPHGRKVTLIGRPVPEIEGLAAATGLSPLIDCSVITDDPGLISAFMERWHGETSTFHLSVGELTITLDDVSSLLHLPITGALHSFHALSADEARFLLTELLEVSAEEARVETTLTRGAYSATYVHVVNLYAFRDLAQSGGYAWGIAALVHMYDQLDEASRTTTRQLARYLTLLQCVTNDTYQETSPRASRWLTLKAHMKGITGAPYRARCDALTVTDVSWLPYTEHRGVRAFELISSFQGQLRWGPMVVTARPERVVRQFGYIQSIPLPPVSARLSHDDIDGRWMHFEEHLLPAGELCLVSGQVSVDYME, from the exons ATGACTGCGGATGCacgtgatatggctgaggaCGTTGCTGACATGACTGACGATGTCCCTGATCTGGTTGCggaggcacctgagatgcgtGCGGACGTACAGGGTGCTGATGGTGCTGAGGGGTCAGATGCTGATGATGCTACtgagggattccctggtgggTCAAGTGACCCGTCAATGCTGGCATCATTTGCGGACCATGTTGCACATGCT gaacgtcctgatttgaagttggTGCCACATGGGAGAAAAGTGACactgattgggaggccagtgcctgagattgaaggaCTAGCtgctgccacaggattaagtccactgatCGATTGCTCAGTTATTACTGACGATCCTGGACTGATATCCGCATTCATGGAGAGGTGGCACGGTGAGACCAGCACCTTCCACCTTTCGGTAGGAGAGTtgacgatcacattggatgatgtgtcgtcaCTCCTTCATTTGCCCATCACTGGCGCGTTGCACAGTTTTCATGCTCTTTCTGCGGATGAGGCGAGATTTTTGCTAACAGAGTTGCTTGAGGTGTCTGCCGAGGAAGCTAGAGTCGAGACAACACTGACACGTGGGGCATAT agtgcaacatacgtgcatgtggtTAACCTATACGCTTTTCGGGACCTCGCTCAGAGTGGTGGTTATGCTTGGGGAATTGCcgcgctggttcatatgtatgaccagttagatgaggcttCTAGGACCACCACACGACAGCTTGCGAGGTACTTGACACTATtacag TGCGTGACAAATGATACATATcaggagacgtccccacgtgcttcccgGTGGTTGACATTGAAGGCGCACATGAAGGGAATCACAGGAGCACCTtacagggcacgttgtgatgctttgaccgtcacagatgtgtcctggttgCCGTACACGGAGCATCGGGGGGTTAGGGCTTTTGAGCTGATTTCATCATTCCAGGGTCAGCTGAGATGGGGTCCTATGGTGGTCACAGCtcgaccggagagggtggtaCGACAGTTTGGTTACATCCAGAGCATCCCTCTGCCGCCTGTTAGTGCTCGATTGTCACACGATGATATAGATGGCAGGTGGATGCATTTTGAGGAGCACCTACTACCTGCGGGTGAGCTTTGTCTAGTGTCTGGGCAGGTATCTGTGGATTACATGGAGTGA